The bacterium DNA window GCTTATCCGCTGCGCCCAGTCCCGCCGGAACAACTGCTGGAAAATCAGGGATGGGAATAGGATGCGTTTGCTGTGATGGTCGGCTCCATTCCTACCTTTTATGTGGGTTGAGCGCCGCCCTGCACGGGCGGTTCGCCTTTTGCTGAAACCTTATCCTTCCCGCTGCAGCATCCATCGATCCATACCACGGAGGTTTTGTGAATAAATTGTGTGGTCTGTTGCTTGTGTTTTTAATCAGCGGAGCTTTCGCTGTAGAGGAATCCCGCCTGCTGCGGTTTCCGGCCGTCTCTGCCGAATCCATCGTCTTTACCTATGCCGGTGATCTGTACAGCGTACCCGTCAACGGAGGCCTGGCCCGCCGGCTGACCGCGCATGATGGATTCGAAATGTTCGCCCGTTTCTCCCCCGACGGCCAATGGCTGGCGTTCACCGGCCAATACGACGGCAACACGGAAGTTTTTCTGATGCCGGCCCAGGGCGGTGATCCTGTCCGCCTGACCCATACCGCCACTCTGTCGCGCGACGATGTCTCGGATCGCATGGGTCCCAATAACATTGTGATGGGCTGGACGCCGGACGGAAAAGAGATCATCTATCGTTCTCGGCAGATCAGCTTTAACGATTTTATCGGCCAACTGTTTCAGGTAAGCCGCGACGGCGGCGCTTCGCAGCAACTGCCTCTGCCGCGCGGCGGATTCTGCTCCTGGTCTCCGGACGGTAAACGGCTGGCCTATAACCGCGTTTTTCGCGAATTCCGCACCTGGAAACGGTATCGCGGCGGCCAGGCTGATGACATCTGGATCTATGATGTTGCGGCCAAGACGACGGAGAACATCACCAGCGATCCGGCGCAGGACATCATCCCTATGTGGATCGGCCAGCGCATCTATTTCATCTCCGATCGCGATGAAAACAAGCGCATGAACCTCTACGTCTACGACCTGTCAACGCGGCAGACCCGTTGTTTGACCCAGTTTAAAGAGTATGACATCAAATTTCCCTCCTGCAGCAGCCAGGCCGTTGTGTTCGAAAACGGCGGCTTTCTATACCGCTTTGATGTGGCCACTGAGGCCTGCGTCAAAATACCGATTCTCATCGCCAACGATATGCCGGACAGCCGTAGAGAGATCAAAAACGTCGCTGAGGGCATCTATGCCTCTGCAATCTCACCTGACGGCAAACGTGCGCTGCTCAACAGCCACGGCGAAATTTTTTCTCTGCCGGCCAAAAACGGGCCGACGCGCAATCTGACCGCCACTCCGGCCATTCATGAACGCCATCCGCAGTGGTCGCCGGACGGCAGCCGCATCGTTTTCATCTCCGACCGCAGCGGGGAAGACGAGATCTATGTCATGGAGGTGTCCGGCCGCCACGACGCGGTTCAGATCACATTCGGCGACAGCACCTACAAGTACGCTCCGCTCTGGTCGCCGGACGGAAAGAAAGTGCTGTGGTCTGACCGTCGGCAACGCCTGCGCTGCGTGGACGTCGATTCGCGCAAGATCATCGAAGTGGCGTCCGCCGCACGGTTTGAAATCCGCGACTACAGCTGGTCTCCGGACAGCCGGTGGGTTGCTTACACCCGGCCCGAGGAAATGGGCATGAGCAAAGTGTATCTGACACGACTGCAGGATGGGGTCACTGGAGCGGTGACCGACGGATGGTACGAGTCTTATCAGCCCGAGTTCAGTGCAGACGGAAAATACCTCTTGTTGATCTCCAACCGGGATTTCAATCCGATCTACAGCCAGACGGAATGGAATCATGCGTATCAGGACATGGCGCGCATCTATCTGCTGACCCTGGCCCAAGAGACGCCTTCGCCGTTGGCGCCGCAGAGCGATGAGGTGGAGGTCAAAAAACTCCCGGCCGCAGAAAAGGAAACCGGCAAGGCGGCCGCGACGAAAAAGGCGGATACCACGCTGGTCAAAGTCGATCTGGAGGGCTTGCGCAATCGCCTGGTGGCGTTGCCGATTCCGGCCGGCCGCTATGGGCGGCTTGCCGGCGCCACAGATCAGGTGTTTTACCTCCGGGTCACCGGCCGTGATGAAAAGCCGCGGCTGTTCACTTGGAAGTTCAAAGATCGCAAAGAGACGGATCTCGGCCAGCTGGATGAGTTTAGCCTGTCGGCCAACGGGAAAAAGATGCTGGTCCGGCAGAATAAAACGTGGGCCATCATCGACCTGCCGTCCGCAGCGGTGGAGATAAAGGAAAAACTCGATCTGTCCGCCATGGATATGAATGTGGACCCCCGGGCGGAGTGGAGCCAGATCTTTAACGAGTGCTGGCGGCAGATGCGCGACTTTTTCTACGCACCCAACATGCATGGCGTGGACTGGCCGGCGATGCGGCAGAAATACGCCGCCCTACTGCCGTCCGTACGGCATCGCGCGGATTTGACCTATGTCATCGGAGAGATGATCTCTGAGCTCAACGTGGGTCATGCCTATGTCGGCGGCGGCGACCGGCCGCTGCCTAAGCGGGTGAAAACCGGATTGCTGGGCGCCCGGCTTGTGCGGGATTCCAGCAGCGGCTATTACAGGTTCGTAAAAATTCTACGCGGCCAGAATTGGAATGCCAAGCTTCGATCCCCCCTGACCGAGATCGGCGTCGACGTCCGAGAGGGCGATTATCTTTTGGCGGTGGACGGCTGCTCCATGAAAAATTTGACCGATCCTTATGCCGCGTTGCTCAACACCGCCGGCAAGCAGGTGAGCCTCACCGTCAATGGCAAGCCTGAGACCGCCGGTCAACGCGAGGTGGTGGTCGTTCCCATCGACGATGAGTCGGGTTTGTACTATTACGAATGGGTGCAGAACAACATCGAAAAGGTGAACCGCGCCACCGGCGGACGCGTCGGCTATCTGCATGTGCCGGATATGGGCGTAGCGGGATTGAATGAGTTCGTCAAATATTTTTATCCACAGCTGCAGAAAAAGGCTCTGATCATCGATGTGCGCGGCAATGGCGGCGGCAACGTGTCGCCCATGCTCATCGAACGGCTGCGCCGCGAGATCACCATGATCGAAATCAGCCGCAATACGACGCCGTCCACAGAGCCGTATCAAATGCTCTGGGGGCCTAAGGTCTGCCTCATCGACGAGTTCTCCGCATCCGACGGCGACCTCTTTCCCTATCAATTCAAAAAGCTGAACATGGGCAAATTGATCGGCAAGCGCACCTGGGGCGGCGTGGTCGGCATCCGCGGCTCGCTGCCGCTGTTGGACGGCGGCTATCTCAACCGTCCGGAATTTTCCCGCTATGATGTGGAAGGCAAAGAGTGGGTGATCGAAGGGGTGGGTGTGGAACCGGATATCGTGGTGGACAACGATCCGGCGCGCGAGTTTGCAGGCATCGATGATCAGCTGAACAAGGCCATCGAGGTGGTGCTGCAGGAACTGCAGACAAGTGAAAATGTCGTGCCCCCCGCGCCCCCTTATCCGAAAAAGTAGTCAACGCCGGATTCAGATGATCGGGTCTGAACCATGAACGCCCCATGGAACCGGAAAGGATGAACGGGTCGGGCCGCTGCTGCGGCTGCTTTTCAGTCTGCCGCCGGCGTGGCCTCTCTTTTCGGCTGCTCCACCTGTCACAAAAGGTTCGATTGCACGATGAAAATAATGACCATTGTCGGCGCCAGACCGCAGTTCGTCAAGGCGGCGCCGGTCTCCCGTGCGCTGCGCAAAATCGCAGATGAATTTTTGCTTCATACCGGCCAGCATTACGACGCCAATATGTCGCAGCTTTTTTTCGATGAACTGGAAATCCCTGCACCGGATCTCAATCTGGAGATCGGCTCCGGTCCCCATGGACTGCAGACCGGACAGATGCTGGTGGCTATCGAAAAAGCATTGATGGCCCAGCAACCGGACTGGGTGCTGGTGTACGGCGACACCAACTCTACTCTGGCCGGCGCTGTGGCCGCCGCGAAACTGAACATACCTATCGCCCATGTGGAGGCGGGCCTGCGCAGCTTTAATCGGCTGATGCCAGAGGAGATCAATCGCATTTTGACCGACCGGATCTCTGCGCTGCTCTTGTGTCCCACGCGCACGGCGGTAACCCACCTGGCCGATGAGGGCATCCGCAGCGGCGTCCATTGGACCGGAGATGTAATGTACGATGCCGCGCTTCATTTCGCCGCTCTGGCGGAAATAAAGTCGACTGTGCTGCAAAAGTTGAATCTTCAGCCGCGCTCGTACGTGCTGGCCACCGTCCATCGGGCGCAGAACACCGATGAGCCCGCGGCGCTGTCCCGCATCATGGAGGCGTTGCTGCAAAGCGGACAGACTATCGTGTTCCCGGTCCATCCGCGCACTGCGGGGTTTCTACATAAATACGGATTAATGGAAAAACTAATCGCCTCCGGCCGCATCAGGGTGTTGGAACCGGTGGGGTATCTGGATATGATCTGTTTGGAAAAGAACGCCCGGCGTATCGTTACCGATTCCGGCGGTGTACAGAAAGAGGCCTATTTTTTTCAAACGCCGTGCATCACCCTGCGTGAGGAGACCGAATGGAGCGAAACCGTAGACGACGGCTGGAACGTGCTCACCGGGACTGATCCGCAAAAGATCGTCCACGCTGTTTCCTCTTTTAATCCGACCAGGCCACAGGGCCGGCATTATGGAGACGGCCAGGCGGCGGATCGTATTGCAGAGATCATATCCAAGACGGGCGCCGGCCGGCCCACAGATCTTTGACCGGTTGTTTTCTTTTGAGAGTTTTAAAAAAGCTTAATAATGTTAACAAAATATGGGAAAAGCCATGTCTCTTCCGCCTTTGCAGAATTTTGACCGTTGTTGTCTGCACACTATAACCACCAAACCCTGGTCTCTGAGTCAGGCCGTAGCCAAGTATGCGGCAGCCGGCATCAAAGGCATCACGGTGTGGCGTCAATGGCTGGACGGCTGGGAACTGCCCGCAGCCCGGCGGGCCATCGCCGATGCGGGGCTGACGGCCGTGTCCACCGCGCGCGGCGGTTTTTTTCCTGCCAGGACCGCCCAGGGACGCCGGCAGGCCATCGACGACACCCGGCGCGCCATCGATGAGGCGGCAGCCATCGGT harbors:
- a CDS encoding protease, translating into MCGLLLVFLISGAFAVEESRLLRFPAVSAESIVFTYAGDLYSVPVNGGLARRLTAHDGFEMFARFSPDGQWLAFTGQYDGNTEVFLMPAQGGDPVRLTHTATLSRDDVSDRMGPNNIVMGWTPDGKEIIYRSRQISFNDFIGQLFQVSRDGGASQQLPLPRGGFCSWSPDGKRLAYNRVFREFRTWKRYRGGQADDIWIYDVAAKTTENITSDPAQDIIPMWIGQRIYFISDRDENKRMNLYVYDLSTRQTRCLTQFKEYDIKFPSCSSQAVVFENGGFLYRFDVATEACVKIPILIANDMPDSRREIKNVAEGIYASAISPDGKRALLNSHGEIFSLPAKNGPTRNLTATPAIHERHPQWSPDGSRIVFISDRSGEDEIYVMEVSGRHDAVQITFGDSTYKYAPLWSPDGKKVLWSDRRQRLRCVDVDSRKIIEVASAARFEIRDYSWSPDSRWVAYTRPEEMGMSKVYLTRLQDGVTGAVTDGWYESYQPEFSADGKYLLLISNRDFNPIYSQTEWNHAYQDMARIYLLTLAQETPSPLAPQSDEVEVKKLPAAEKETGKAAATKKADTTLVKVDLEGLRNRLVALPIPAGRYGRLAGATDQVFYLRVTGRDEKPRLFTWKFKDRKETDLGQLDEFSLSANGKKMLVRQNKTWAIIDLPSAAVEIKEKLDLSAMDMNVDPRAEWSQIFNECWRQMRDFFYAPNMHGVDWPAMRQKYAALLPSVRHRADLTYVIGEMISELNVGHAYVGGGDRPLPKRVKTGLLGARLVRDSSSGYYRFVKILRGQNWNAKLRSPLTEIGVDVREGDYLLAVDGCSMKNLTDPYAALLNTAGKQVSLTVNGKPETAGQREVVVVPIDDESGLYYYEWVQNNIEKVNRATGGRVGYLHVPDMGVAGLNEFVKYFYPQLQKKALIIDVRGNGGGNVSPMLIERLRREITMIEISRNTTPSTEPYQMLWGPKVCLIDEFSASDGDLFPYQFKKLNMGKLIGKRTWGGVVGIRGSLPLLDGGYLNRPEFSRYDVEGKEWVIEGVGVEPDIVVDNDPAREFAGIDDQLNKAIEVVLQELQTSENVVPPAPPYPKK
- the wecB gene encoding UDP-N-acetylglucosamine 2-epimerase (non-hydrolyzing); the protein is MKIMTIVGARPQFVKAAPVSRALRKIADEFLLHTGQHYDANMSQLFFDELEIPAPDLNLEIGSGPHGLQTGQMLVAIEKALMAQQPDWVLVYGDTNSTLAGAVAAAKLNIPIAHVEAGLRSFNRLMPEEINRILTDRISALLLCPTRTAVTHLADEGIRSGVHWTGDVMYDAALHFAALAEIKSTVLQKLNLQPRSYVLATVHRAQNTDEPAALSRIMEALLQSGQTIVFPVHPRTAGFLHKYGLMEKLIASGRIRVLEPVGYLDMICLEKNARRIVTDSGGVQKEAYFFQTPCITLREETEWSETVDDGWNVLTGTDPQKIVHAVSSFNPTRPQGRHYGDGQAADRIAEIISKTGAGRPTDL